TCGATTACCGACGGCCAGATCTTCCTTGAAACCGACTTGTTCAACGCCGGTATCCGTCCCGCGATCAACGCTGGCATCTCGGTGTCTCGCGTCGGTGGCGCTGCACAGACCAAGGTCATCAAGAAGCTCGGCGGCGGTGTGCGTCTCGCACTCGCGCAGTACCGCGAACTTGCGGCCTTCGCACAGTTCGCTTCTGACCTTGATGAAGCCACCCGCAAGCAGCTCGAGCGCGGCCGTCTCGTCACCGAGCTGATGAAGCAGGCGCAGTACGCGCCGCTGTCGGTGGCCGACATGGCTGTCACGCTGATCGCTGTCAACAAGGGCTACTTTGACGACGTTCCGGTCGTGCGCGCACTGGCTTGCGAAGCCGCAATGCAGCAATACGTGCGTAGTCAGGCTTCGGATCTGCACGCCAAGATCGAAAGCACCAAGGACCTCGACGCCGAAGGCGAAAAGGCTCTGTGCGCCGCGATCGAAGCGTTCAAGAAGACCTGGCAATAAGGCGCGGAGAGCGACATGGCGGGCGGAAAGGAAATCCGTAACAAGATCAAGAGCGTACAAAACACGCGCAAGATCACCAAGGCCATGGAGATGGTGTCGGTTTCAAAGATGCGTCGCGCGCAGGAGCGCATGCGTTCGGGCCGACCCTATACCCAGAAGATTCGCCGGCTTGCCGCCAACCTCGCGCTTGCGAACGTTACCGACTACCGGCATCCGTTCCTCGCCAAGGTCGAGAATCCCAAGAAGGTGGGACTGGTACTCATCTCCACCGACAAGGGGCTCTGCGGCGGTCTCAACACCAACCTCTTCCGGATGGTCCTCAACCGTCTGAAGGAATGGGAAGAGGCAGGCGCGAGCGACATCCGCGTGACCTGTATCGGTAACAAAGGCTTGGGTTTCATGCAGCGCATGGGTGCGAAGGTCATCTCGCATGTCACGCAGCTGGGCGACACGCCTCACCTCGAGCGCCTGATCGGACCGATGAAGGTCATGATCGACGCCTACATGGCGGGGCAGGTCGAAGCGGTCTTTATCGCTTTCAACCAGTTCGTGAATACGATGAAGCAAGAGCCACGGATCGTCCAACTGCTTCCGCTCACGGGCGAGAGCATGGGTACGCCGGACAGCTCTTGGGACTACATCTACGAGCCCGATGCGCAGGCGGTGATCGATGAGGTGATGCTGCGGCTGGTCGAAGCGGCGGTCTATCAGACCGTTGCCGAGAACATGGCGTCCGAGCAAAGCGCGCGCATGGTTGCGATGAAGGCGGCCTCCGACAATGCAGGCAACGTGATCAAGCAGCTTCAACTGGTCTACAACAAGACACGTCAGGCAGCGATCACCCGCGAGATCTCCGAGATCGTCAGCGGCGCCGCGGCGGTGTAACGGTTTTAATGATTGGGGAAAGACGATGAGTCAAGGAACCATTGTTCAGTGCATCGGCGCGGTGGTGGACGTTCAGTTCCCGCGCGAGGCGATGCCCAAGGTCTTCGAAGCACTCCAACTGGATGCTGCCGAAGACAACGGTCTGGTCGAGTCCGGCCTGACCCTGGAAGTCCAGCAGCAACTGGGCGACGGTGTGGTACGTACCATTGCGATGGGCACGTCGGACGGTCTGCGTCGTGGCATGAAGGTTAACGCCACGGGCGCCGGCATCTCGGTGCCGGTCGGTCACGGTACGCTGGGTCGCATCATGGACGTGCTGGGCCGTCCGATCGACGAAGCGGGTCCGATCGCAGGCGACGAGAAGCGTGTCATCCACGCTGCGGCGCCGAAGTTCGACGAGCTCTCGCCGTCGGTGGAACTGCTCGAAACCGGCATCAAGGTTATCGATCTGATCTGCCCGTTCGCCAAGGGCGGCAAGGTTGGTCTGTTCGGTGGCGCCGGCGTCGGCAAGACCGTGAACATGATGGAGCTGATCAACAACATCGCGAAGCAGCACTCGGGTCTCTCGGTGTTTGCTGGCGTCGGTGAGCGTACCCGTGAGGGCAACGACTTCTATCACGAGATGAAAGAGTCGAACGTTCTCGACAAGGTCGCGATGGTGTTTGGCCAGATGAACGAGCCGCCGGGCAACCGTCTGCGCGTCGCGCTGACCGGTCTGACGATGGCCGAGAAGTTCCGCGACGAAGGCCGCGACATCCTGCTGTTCATCGACAACATCTACCGCTTCACGCTGGCCGGTACCGAAGTGTCCGCGCTGCTGGGCCGTATGCCGTCTGCGGTGGGCTATCAGCCGACCCTGGCGGAAGAAATGGGCCGTCTGCAGGAACGCATCACCTCGACCAAGGTCGGCTCGATCACGTCGATCCAGGCCGTGTATGTGCCTGCGGATGACTTGACCGACCCGTCGCCTGCGACGACCTTCCTGCACCTCGACTCGACCGTCGTGCTGTCGCGTGACATCGCCGCGCTGGGTATCTACCCGGCGGTCGATCCGCTCGACTCGACCTCGCGTCAGCTCGACCCGCTGGTCGTGGGTGAAGAGCACTACCAGACCGCGCGCGCTGTGCAGGCCACCTTGCAGAAGTACAAGGAACTGCGCGACATCATCGCGATTCTGGGTATGGACGAACTGGCACCGGAAGACAAGCTGCTTGTCGCCCGTGCCCGTAAGATCCAGCGCTTCCTGTCGCAGCCGTTCCACGTGGCCGAGGTCTTCACCGGTTCGCCGGGCAAGTACGTGACGCTGAAGGACACGATCAAGGGCTTCAAGATGATCACCTCCGGCGAATGCGACGCGATTCCGGAACAGGCCTTCTACATGGTCGGCGGCATCGAGGAAGCACTCGAAAAGGCCAAGACCCTGCAGTAATCCATGGGCGCCGCACGGTGCGTGAGCGGCGTGCGGCCCTTGGAGCGGAGAAACGCAAATGGCAATGACAGTTCATGTCGACGTAGTCAGCACCGAAGAGCAGATCTTTTCGGGTCTGGCGGAAGCGGTCTCGCTGCCGGGTGAAGCGGGCGAACTGGGCATCCTGCCCGGTCACACGCCTTTGCTGACCCGGATCCGTCCGGGCGCGGTGCGTCTCAAGCTGCCGGATCAGGCTCACGACGAGTTGATCTTCGTCGCGGGCGGCGTCCTGGAAGTGCAACCGGGTCTGGTGACCGTTCTGGCCGATACCGCGATTCGCGGTCGCGATCTGGACGAAGCCAAGGCCATGGATGCCAAGCGCCAGGCAGAGGAAGCCCTTTCCAATCGCGAATCCAAGCTGGACTACGCGCGCGCTCAGGCCGAACTGGCCGAGGCCGCCGCGCAGTTGGCGATGATCGAGCGGATGAAGAAGCGCGGGCACTGAGCCGAGCGGTCTTGCAGCAGTACCCCGACAAGGGCAGCGAAAGCTGCCCTTGTTCGTTTCTGCTAACACTTTTGGGGGCTCAACCCTACAAAATCCACCGGGGAGGCGATTAGTGCGTCGGGCATACTTTTGCCCGTTGCCGCGTCACATCGCCTTGCGAACGCGGCGCACCCACATCACCTCGAGTGCCCCGCATGACCCGCCATCCCATTCCTCCCCGGCCGCGACTCTTCGCAATTACCTGGCCCATCTTTTCGGAGCACCTGCTGCACGCGCTGGTGGGTTTGCTCTTCGTATGGCTCACCGCTCGCATTTCCGATGACACGGCCGCCGCGTTCGGTCTTTCAAACCAGATCATGGCCTTCTTCATCATCCTGTTTCGCCTCGTCGGGGTCGGGGCCAGCGTCGTGATCACGCAGTATCTCGGTGCCCGCGACGGCGCCGGTGCCGAGCGCATCGCGCGTGCCAGCCTCGGCGCGGCCGTTTGGCTGGGGCTTGCGTCGGGTGCGGTGGTTGCGTTGGGTGCGGGGCCGTTGCTGAGCCTCATGCAATTGCCGGAAGCACTGCGACCCGAAGCGCAACCCTATCTGGTGATCCTCGGCTTCGTCCTGTGCGCGGACGCGGTGATCGCCACCATGTCATCGGTCCTGCGCGCCCACACCCACACCCGCGACACCCTGCGTCTGATGGTCGGCATGTATGTGGTCTCGCTGGCGGCGGGCCTGCCCTTGATGTTCGGTTTCGGGCCCATCCCCAAACTCGGTCTGGTTGGTATCGGGCTTGGATTCCTCTTTGCGCGCATCGCATCGGTTGCCTTGCACCTCTGGCTCTGGCGGCTGCGCTTGCAGATTCGCCCCCACGGCTCGGACTGGTGGCGCTTGCGCGCTGGCCCGATGCGCGAGATGGCGCACATCGGACTGCCCGGGGCGGGCGAGAACGTCGCCTACCGAATCGCATTCACCTGGGTGCTCGCCTTCGTCGCGGCGATGGGCAGCTCGGAACTCGCGACCCACACCTACCTGCTGCAGGTCAGCTACTTCATCCTGCTGACCGGTCTTGCGATCGGGTTTGGCACCGAGATTGTGGTCGGCCATCAGGTGGGTGCCGGGCACCTGCATGATGCGAATACCGATGTGAAGCGTGCCCTCGCATGGGGGCTGGGCGTTTCGACCACCTTGGCCCTGGTGGCTGCACTTTGCGGCCGCGCCATCTTCTCGTTCTTTACCGACGACCCGACCATCATTGCGGCGGGAAGCCAGTTGCTGTGGGTGACGCTGGTGCTGGAACCCGGTCGCGCCTTCAACCTTGTCGTGATCAACGCCTTGCGTGCCACCGGCGACGCGCGTTTTCCGGTGGGTTTCGGTGTCTTCTCGATGTTCGGCGTGGCGGTCGGTGTGGCCTGGCTCCTCGGGGTCCACGCCGGATGGGGTCTGCTCGGGGTCTGGATCGCGATGGCGGCTGATGAGTGGGTGCGCGGCATTGCCATGTACATCCGCTGGCGTCGCCTCGCCTGGGTCAGCCACGCCCGTGCGACCCGGCGGCGCATCCTCGCGCAGCAGCCGACCTATCCCGAACCCGTGCAAGCCACCTAGCGTGGCTTGGGTCGCTTAAGCGGTGGGCAGGTACAGTGTCTCCTTCAGTTCTTCCATCACCACATAGCTGCGCGATTCGGCGGCCGCGGGCAGGCGATTGAGCACCTGCCCCAGCAGGCGGCGGTAATCCGCCATCTCGGTGATCCGCGCTTTGATCAGATAGTCGTAGTCGCCGGAAACCAGATGGCACTCCATGACTTCCGGCATCCATTCCAGCGCACGCTTCACCTGATCGAAGATCTCGCCCGACTTGGAGGTCAGGCGAATCTCGACGAACACCAGCAGGTTTAGCCCCAGCGCTTTCGGATCAACCCGGGCGTAGTAGCCGGTGATCACTTTCTCGCGCTCCAGGCGCTTGACGCGCTCCGCGATCGGCGTGGTGGACAAGCCGATGCGTTCGGCCAATTCCGTCATCGTGATGCGCCCGTCCTGCTGGAGGACGTCGAGAATCTTCCGGTCAATCTTGTCGAGCGCCCGCATTTTTCCTGTTTCTCTCGGTGACGCCCGATCCTCGGGCTGCACGCTCACTGTAATGCACCACGAAAATAGTGAAAAGCTCTGCCGACAGGTCCATAGACTTCGAAATAACTTGAGTTCGGACTGAAAGTGCCATGAAAACACTAGTTCTAGGTGGCGGCGTCATCGGTGTCAGCACCGCTTATTACCTTGCCCGTGCCGGCGTCGAAGTGACGGTCATCGACCGTCAGCCCGGTGTCGCGCTGGAAACCAGCTTCGCCAACGCGGGGCAGGTCTCGCCCGGCTACTCAACCCCTTGGGCCGCACCCGGGATTCCGCTGAAGGCCATGAAGTGGCTGTTCCAGAAACACGCGCCGCTCGCCATTCGCCCGGACGGCAGCCTCTTCCAGCTCAACTGGATGGCCCAGATGCTGGCCAATTGCACGGCGCAACGCTACAGCGAGAACAAGGCGCGCATGATGCGGCTGGCCGAGTATTCGCGGGACTGCCTGCGCAGCTTGCGCCACGAAACAGGCATCGCCTACGAAGCACGGACGCAAGGCACGCTCCAGCTGTTCCGTTCAGACGCGCAACTCGAAGCCGCGGCACGTGACGTCGCCGTGCTGCGCGAACTCGGTGTCGCGCATGAACTCCTGGGCGCCGACCAGCTCGCTGGCGCGGAACCGGCGCTGGCTCGCGTGGCCGATCGACTCAGCGGTGGCCTTCGCCTGCCCAACGACGAGACGGGCGACTGTCAGCTGTTCACCACGCGCCTCGCACAGATGGCCGAGAAATTGGGTGTTCGTTTCCGCACTGACACGACGATCGAGGCGATCGAGTCCGAAGGCGGGCGCATCACCGCGGTGCGCGCCGGCGGCGAGCGCCTGGTTGCCGATCGCTATGTGCTTGCTGCGGGCAGCTACTCGCGTGGCCTCGCAAAAGCGCTGGGCCTGAAGCTGCCGGTGTATCCGGTCAAAGGCTACTCGCTGACCGTGCCTCTGATCGACGCGGCGCGTGCGCCGGTCTCGACGGTGCTGGACGAGACCTACAAGATTGCGATCACGCGCTTTGACGACCGCATCCGTGTCGGCGGCATGGCCGAACTCGGCGGTTTCGATCTGCGCCTCAACCCGAAGCGCCGTGCCACGCTGGAAATGGTCACCCACGATCTTTTCCCGGGCGGCGGCGACCTGAAAGCGGCGGAGTTCTGGACCGGCTTGCGCCCGATGACGCCGGATGGCACACCGATCGTGGGCGCAACCGGATTCGCGAACCTTTTCATCAACACCGGCCACGGCACGCTGGGGTGGACGATGGCCTGCGGCTCAGGCCGTGTGGTCTCGGATCTGGTCTTGGGTCGCGTGCCGGAAATTCGCGCCGACGATCTTGCGCTGTCACGCTACGAAGCGCGTGCGCGCGGCTGGAGTCAGATCCCCGCTGCGGCGCGCGCCTGAACTGGCTGCAGTGTTTTGGCGCGGCCTGGAGCCGCGGCACATCGGTCCGGGTGGTGCGCAGCACGCGCCCATCCGCACCGAAATGCACTGACCAGGCGCCCCACCCCTTCCTCGGCGCCTCCTCCTCCACACCCACAGCGCGAACTTCTACCGGCGAAGTCGGCGGGCGTCAGCCGGTGTTTGCGACTGGGTGTTGCGGCGCCTGCTGGCCCTGAGCTACACCATTGACGTGTCGCTTCGCGAGCTCGTTTGCAACCAGCCGACGCCGGCATCTAGCGTCGCCAGTCAGCCGTCAGACATCACCGAGAAGCTGCACTACTGCGCACCGTTCGGGTGCTGCCAAACATCCTCTCGCGGGCCGACTGCCGCAAGCACGCCTGCCATCGAAGCCAGACTCCGGCAGACGCGTGGGACTCGCCGCCAGCGCGGCGAACGACACCTCGCCCATCGCGAATACCGCCGGCCGCGCGCCTGTCATCTCTTCGCTTGCTCGCGGCGAGTGATGGCACGACGCTTGCGTCACTGTTGTGGCAGGTGTCGGCGTACGTATTTTCCGGGTCATTTGCCGCCCCGCGCTGGGGCATAATGCACCGCGCTTCACCGCTTTGGTTACCATCGTGCCAGCAGATGCGGCGGCAACGCTCGCCGCGCCTCACGTCGTCAGGCGGGTGTCATCGGCCTCAACGGCATCATGGCCACGCACCAGTTCGATTTCTCAACAGGAGGAAGAGTTCATGAAGAAAACCGCAGTCGCCCTTGCTGTACTGGGTCTGGGTCTGTCCGCAGCCCACGCCGAAGATGTGATCAAGATCGGCCACGTCGGCCCGCTTACCGGCAACATCGCTCACCTTGGCAAGGACAACGAAAACGGCGCACGCATGGCTGTCGACGAGTACAACGCCAAGGGCGTGAAGATCGGCGGCAAGGCGGTGAAGTTCGAACTGATCGGCGAAGACGACGCAGCCGACCCGAAGACCGGCACCACGGTTGCGCAGCGCCTGGTGGACGCCGGCGTCAAGGGCGTCGTCGGCCATCTGAACTCGGGCACCACGATCCCGGCCTCGCGTATCTACGATCAGGCGGGTATCCCGGTCATCACCCCGTCGGCAACCAACCCGAAGCTGACGCAGCAGGGCTACAAGGCGGTGTTCCGTACCATCGCCAACGACGTGCAGCAGGGCGCGGTGATCGGCAAGTACTCGGCCCAGAAGCTGGGCAAGAAGGTCGCCATCATCGACGACCGCACCGCCTATGGCCAGGGCCTTGCCGACGAAGTGGACAAGGGTGTGAAGGCTGGCGGCGGCACCGTGGTTGCACGTGAATTCACGAACAACCAGGCCACCGACTTCATGGCGATTCTCACCAAGATCAAGGCCACCAACCCGGATGTAATCGTGTACTCGGGCATGGATGCGCAAGGCGGCCCGATGCTCAAGCAGGTCAAGCAGCTGGGCATCACGGCCAAGTGGATCACCGGCGACGGCGGTTGCACCGGCGAGATCATCAAGCTGGCGGGCGACGCGATCGGCCCCAACGACTATTGCACCCAGGCGGGTCTGCCGCTTGAGCAGATGCCGGGTGGCAAGGACTTCAAGGAGCGCTTCAAGAAGAAGTTCGGTGCTGACGTGCAGATCTACGCGCCGTATGCCTACGACGCGGCCGCGGCCCTCATCGAGGCAATGAAGAAGGCCAACTCGTCCGACCCGGCGAAGTATCTGCCCGCACTCAAGGCCAGCAACTTCAAGGGCGTGACCGGCGTCGTCGCGTTTGACGACAAGGGCGACATCAAGGCGGGCTCGATCACCGTGTACCAGTACGAAAACGGTGCCTGGAAGGCCTTGAAGAACTGATGTAACCCCGGAGTGCGCCATCCCGGCGCGCTCCGTGTTCGGATGCGCTCCGCAAGGGGCGAACGGCGAGCGGCGTTCCGCCGCGCGCCGGATCCGACCGGGGCCAAGCGCCCCTTCCGCGAGGACTCCTCCCGTGATGCAAACCCTTCTTCAACAGATCATCAACGGCCTGGTGGTCGGCAGCGTGTACGCCGTCGTCGCGCTGGGCTACACGATGGTCTACGGCATTCTCGGCCTGATCAACTTTGCGCATGGCGATGTGCTGATGGTCGGGGCGCTGGTGGCCTTCTCGGCAATCTCGTTCCTGCAGATCGCCGTGCCGGGGCTGAGCCCGATCACCTATTTCGTGCTTGGGCTGCTGGTCGCGATGCCGGTGTGCATGCTCATCGGCTACACGATCGAGCGCACCGCCTACCGACGTTTGCGCAATGCACCGCGCCTTGCACCGCTGATTACGGCGATCGGTGTTTCCTTCCTGCTGCAGACGCTCGCGATGATCATCTGGGGCCGCAGCTATCACAGCTTTCCGCAACTGATCCAGACCGCGCCGGTTGAAATCCTCGGCGGCGTGTTCATGACGCCGGTGCAGATGACGACCGTCGGCGTGTCGGCTGCGATGATGGTGGGCCTGATCGTGCTGGTGACCAAGACCAATATGGGGCGCGCGATGCGCGCCACGGCCGAGAACCACCGCGTCGCGAGCCTGATGGGCGTGGATACCAACCGCATCATCGCGATGACCTTCGTCATCGGCTCTGCGCTGGCCGCGGTGGCCGGTGTGATGATTGCGTCCAACTATGGCGTTGCCCACTATTCGATGGGCTTCATGCCGGGCCTCAAGGCCTTCACGGCAGCCGTGCTCGGCGGCATCGGCAATCTTGCCGGCGCGATGGTCGGCGGTATCGTGCTCGGTCTGGTCGAGGCCATCGGCGCCGGCTACATCGAGACCTGGAGCGGAGGCTGGCTCAATTCCAGTTATCAGGACATCTTCGCCTTCATCATTCTCGGCATCGTGCTGATCTTCCGCCCCACCGGCCTGCTCGGTGAGCGTGTGGCGGATCGCGCCTGAGTCGGGGAGCGGACATGAACGACATCTCGCAAGCCATTCCCTATCTCGGCAAGCGCAACCCCAAAGCGGCGCTGGGGGCGCTGGTGGCCCTGGCGGTACTGTCACCCTTCGTGGCTGGCATGTTCGGCAACACTTGGGTGCGCATCCTCGATTTCGCGATGCTCTACATCCTGCTCGCGATCGGCCTCAACCTGGTGGTTGGCTTTGCCGGCCTGCTCGATCTCGGCTACATCGCGTTCTACGCGGTCGGCGCCTACACCTGGGCCTTCCTCGCGTCGCCGCACTTCGGCATCCACCTGCCCTTCTACATCGTGCTGCCGCTCGGCGCGGCGTTTGCGGCGCTGGCCGGCATCGCGCTCGGTTTTCCGACCCTGCGCCTGCGTGGCGACTACCTGGCGATCGTGACGCTCGGTTTCGGCGAGATCGTGCGCATCTTCATGAACAACCTGACCCATCCGGTGAATATCACCAATGGCCCGCAGGGCATTGATCAGATCGACGGGATGTCGCTGTTCGGTGTCGAGATCAACCGCTCGCTCGTGCTGACCGAATCGCTGCAGATCAAGTCGCTCTACCTCTACTACTTCGTATTCCTCGCGGCGGTGGTGCTGGCGGTGATCCTGATCAAGCGCATCCAGGTCTCGCGCATCGGGCGCGCGTGGGCGGCGATCCGCGACGATGAACTGGCAGCCAAGGCGATCGGCATCAATACCCGCAACCTGAAGTTGCTGGCGTTCGCGATGGGGGCAACGTTTGGCGGCGTGTCTGGCGGCCTCTTCGCCGCGTTTCAGGGCTTCGTCAGTCCGGAGAGCTTCACGCTGATGGAGTCGATCGCGATCCTGACGATGATCGTGTTCGGCGGCATGGGCAACCTCGCCGGCGTCATCGTCGGCGCGCTCGCACTGTCATTCCTGCCCGAGGTGCTGCGCTACATCGCTTTGCCGGTGCAGCAGATGCTCTTCGGCAAGGTCTATCTCGACCCCGAAGTGCTGCGCATGCTGCTTCTGTCACTCGCCATGATCCTGATGATGCTGCTCAAACCGGCGGGCCTGATTCCCGCGCAGGCCCGTTACTCCCGGGCCGATCTGCTCGGCGACAAGGAGACGGCGCGATGATCCGTCTGCTCGAAGCCCGCGCTGTCAGCAAGCGTTTCGGCGGACTCAAGGCGCTCAGCGAAGTCTCGCTGACGATCAACAAAGGCGAGGTCTACGGCTTGATCGGCCCGAACGGTGCCGGCAAGACGACCTTCTTCAACGTGCTGACCGGCGCCTATACCCCGGAAGATGGCGAATTCGTCTTCAACGGCTCCGAATTGCCGCTCGGCAAGCCTGATCGCATCGTCAAGCGCGGCATCGCGCGCACCTTCCAGAACATCCGTCTGTTCCGCGAAATGACGGCGCTGGAAAACGTCATGGCGGGCCACTTCATCCGCACCCGCACCGGGCTGCTCGGCGTGCTGCTGCAAACCCGCCACACCCGCGAGGAAGAGAAGCTGACCACCGAGCGCGCCTACGAACTGCTCAAGTACGTC
This region of Niveibacterium umoris genomic DNA includes:
- the atpG gene encoding F0F1 ATP synthase subunit gamma gives rise to the protein MAGGKEIRNKIKSVQNTRKITKAMEMVSVSKMRRAQERMRSGRPYTQKIRRLAANLALANVTDYRHPFLAKVENPKKVGLVLISTDKGLCGGLNTNLFRMVLNRLKEWEEAGASDIRVTCIGNKGLGFMQRMGAKVISHVTQLGDTPHLERLIGPMKVMIDAYMAGQVEAVFIAFNQFVNTMKQEPRIVQLLPLTGESMGTPDSSWDYIYEPDAQAVIDEVMLRLVEAAVYQTVAENMASEQSARMVAMKAASDNAGNVIKQLQLVYNKTRQAAITREISEIVSGAAAV
- the atpD gene encoding F0F1 ATP synthase subunit beta, producing the protein MSQGTIVQCIGAVVDVQFPREAMPKVFEALQLDAAEDNGLVESGLTLEVQQQLGDGVVRTIAMGTSDGLRRGMKVNATGAGISVPVGHGTLGRIMDVLGRPIDEAGPIAGDEKRVIHAAAPKFDELSPSVELLETGIKVIDLICPFAKGGKVGLFGGAGVGKTVNMMELINNIAKQHSGLSVFAGVGERTREGNDFYHEMKESNVLDKVAMVFGQMNEPPGNRLRVALTGLTMAEKFRDEGRDILLFIDNIYRFTLAGTEVSALLGRMPSAVGYQPTLAEEMGRLQERITSTKVGSITSIQAVYVPADDLTDPSPATTFLHLDSTVVLSRDIAALGIYPAVDPLDSTSRQLDPLVVGEEHYQTARAVQATLQKYKELRDIIAILGMDELAPEDKLLVARARKIQRFLSQPFHVAEVFTGSPGKYVTLKDTIKGFKMITSGECDAIPEQAFYMVGGIEEALEKAKTLQ
- a CDS encoding F0F1 ATP synthase subunit epsilon, which translates into the protein MAMTVHVDVVSTEEQIFSGLAEAVSLPGEAGELGILPGHTPLLTRIRPGAVRLKLPDQAHDELIFVAGGVLEVQPGLVTVLADTAIRGRDLDEAKAMDAKRQAEEALSNRESKLDYARAQAELAEAAAQLAMIERMKKRGH
- a CDS encoding MATE family efflux transporter translates to MTRHPIPPRPRLFAITWPIFSEHLLHALVGLLFVWLTARISDDTAAAFGLSNQIMAFFIILFRLVGVGASVVITQYLGARDGAGAERIARASLGAAVWLGLASGAVVALGAGPLLSLMQLPEALRPEAQPYLVILGFVLCADAVIATMSSVLRAHTHTRDTLRLMVGMYVVSLAAGLPLMFGFGPIPKLGLVGIGLGFLFARIASVALHLWLWRLRLQIRPHGSDWWRLRAGPMREMAHIGLPGAGENVAYRIAFTWVLAFVAAMGSSELATHTYLLQVSYFILLTGLAIGFGTEIVVGHQVGAGHLHDANTDVKRALAWGLGVSTTLALVAALCGRAIFSFFTDDPTIIAAGSQLLWVTLVLEPGRAFNLVVINALRATGDARFPVGFGVFSMFGVAVGVAWLLGVHAGWGLLGVWIAMAADEWVRGIAMYIRWRRLAWVSHARATRRRILAQQPTYPEPVQAT
- a CDS encoding Lrp/AsnC ligand binding domain-containing protein, with the translated sequence MRALDKIDRKILDVLQQDGRITMTELAERIGLSTTPIAERVKRLEREKVITGYYARVDPKALGLNLLVFVEIRLTSKSGEIFDQVKRALEWMPEVMECHLVSGDYDYLIKARITEMADYRRLLGQVLNRLPAAAESRSYVVMEELKETLYLPTA
- a CDS encoding D-amino acid dehydrogenase, yielding MKTLVLGGGVIGVSTAYYLARAGVEVTVIDRQPGVALETSFANAGQVSPGYSTPWAAPGIPLKAMKWLFQKHAPLAIRPDGSLFQLNWMAQMLANCTAQRYSENKARMMRLAEYSRDCLRSLRHETGIAYEARTQGTLQLFRSDAQLEAAARDVAVLRELGVAHELLGADQLAGAEPALARVADRLSGGLRLPNDETGDCQLFTTRLAQMAEKLGVRFRTDTTIEAIESEGGRITAVRAGGERLVADRYVLAAGSYSRGLAKALGLKLPVYPVKGYSLTVPLIDAARAPVSTVLDETYKIAITRFDDRIRVGGMAELGGFDLRLNPKRRATLEMVTHDLFPGGGDLKAAEFWTGLRPMTPDGTPIVGATGFANLFINTGHGTLGWTMACGSGRVVSDLVLGRVPEIRADDLALSRYEARARGWSQIPAAARA
- a CDS encoding branched-chain amino acid ABC transporter substrate-binding protein, which gives rise to MKKTAVALAVLGLGLSAAHAEDVIKIGHVGPLTGNIAHLGKDNENGARMAVDEYNAKGVKIGGKAVKFELIGEDDAADPKTGTTVAQRLVDAGVKGVVGHLNSGTTIPASRIYDQAGIPVITPSATNPKLTQQGYKAVFRTIANDVQQGAVIGKYSAQKLGKKVAIIDDRTAYGQGLADEVDKGVKAGGGTVVAREFTNNQATDFMAILTKIKATNPDVIVYSGMDAQGGPMLKQVKQLGITAKWITGDGGCTGEIIKLAGDAIGPNDYCTQAGLPLEQMPGGKDFKERFKKKFGADVQIYAPYAYDAAAALIEAMKKANSSDPAKYLPALKASNFKGVTGVVAFDDKGDIKAGSITVYQYENGAWKALKN
- a CDS encoding branched-chain amino acid ABC transporter permease, with protein sequence MQTLLQQIINGLVVGSVYAVVALGYTMVYGILGLINFAHGDVLMVGALVAFSAISFLQIAVPGLSPITYFVLGLLVAMPVCMLIGYTIERTAYRRLRNAPRLAPLITAIGVSFLLQTLAMIIWGRSYHSFPQLIQTAPVEILGGVFMTPVQMTTVGVSAAMMVGLIVLVTKTNMGRAMRATAENHRVASLMGVDTNRIIAMTFVIGSALAAVAGVMIASNYGVAHYSMGFMPGLKAFTAAVLGGIGNLAGAMVGGIVLGLVEAIGAGYIETWSGGWLNSSYQDIFAFIILGIVLIFRPTGLLGERVADRA
- a CDS encoding ABC transporter permease subunit; amino-acid sequence: MNDISQAIPYLGKRNPKAALGALVALAVLSPFVAGMFGNTWVRILDFAMLYILLAIGLNLVVGFAGLLDLGYIAFYAVGAYTWAFLASPHFGIHLPFYIVLPLGAAFAALAGIALGFPTLRLRGDYLAIVTLGFGEIVRIFMNNLTHPVNITNGPQGIDQIDGMSLFGVEINRSLVLTESLQIKSLYLYYFVFLAAVVLAVILIKRIQVSRIGRAWAAIRDDELAAKAIGINTRNLKLLAFAMGATFGGVSGGLFAAFQGFVSPESFTLMESIAILTMIVFGGMGNLAGVIVGALALSFLPEVLRYIALPVQQMLFGKVYLDPEVLRMLLLSLAMILMMLLKPAGLIPAQARYSRADLLGDKETAR
- a CDS encoding ABC transporter ATP-binding protein; the encoded protein is MIRLLEARAVSKRFGGLKALSEVSLTINKGEVYGLIGPNGAGKTTFFNVLTGAYTPEDGEFVFNGSELPLGKPDRIVKRGIARTFQNIRLFREMTALENVMAGHFIRTRTGLLGVLLQTRHTREEEKLTTERAYELLKYVGIERHARTLSRNLSYGDQRRLEIARALATEPRLLALDEPAAGMNATETGQLRTLIETIRGDGTTVLLIEHDVKLVMGLCDRVAVLDFGKKIAEDVPAEVQRNPAVIEAYLGGAHHAAH